In Leishmania braziliensis MHOM/BR/75/M2904 complete genome, chromosome 18, the following proteins share a genomic window:
- a CDS encoding putative mevalonate-diphosphate decarboxylase — MESMQENFTPVPAPIRVTVEAPINIAFIKYWGKREGGEKLILPTNDSFSITLSTKPFRSKTSVELRRDATEDELWLNGKKSNIQETPRIQSVLSCIRANCPSHLKSLKAYIVSENNFPTAAGMASSASGYCALASALVKAYSATVDVSMLSRLGSGSACRSAYGGFVIWHRGEKPDGTDCIATQFVDEKYWPDMQVLCAVLKGEKKDVSSTTGMQQSLKTSPMMSDRIASVVPARMKAVKEAIQQRDFNKFAEIAMADSDDLQEICHTTVPCIQYATEDSYAMIRLIRAFNAKKGYNAMAYTFDAGANCFMFTLKKNLPEVVAMLCAHFPTSWEQMFFHDAALLEECKAYKLPTSFEGLINYPKRPLEMLLQSPVGQGVIHLDDAESLISPHT; from the coding sequence ATGGAAAGCATGCAAGAGAACTTCACACCAGTGCCAGCGCCGATTCGTGTGACAGTGGAGGCACCGATCAACATTGCCTTCATAAAGTATTGGGGAAAACGTGAGGGGGGTGAAAAGCTCATACTGCCCACCAATGACTCCTTTAGCATAACACTCTCCACGAAGCCGTTCCGCTCCAAGACATCGGTCGAGCTTCGCCGCGATGCCACCGAGGATGAGCTATGGCTGAATGGAAAGAAGAGTAACATCCAGGAGACGCCGCGCATTCAGTCGGTGCTCTCGTGCATCCGAGCTAATTGCCCAAGCCATCTGAAGAGTCTGAAGGCGTACATCGTCTCGGAAAACAACTTTCCGACAGCAGCCGGTATGGCCTCCTCTGCCAGCGGCTACTGCGCGCTTGCCTCGGCGCTCGTGAAGGCGTACAGCGCCACCGTGGATGTGTCCATGCTGTCGCGACTCGGCTCTGGCAGCGCATGCCGCAGTGCGTACGGTGGCTTTGTGATTTGGCACAGGGGTGAGAAGCCGGATGGCACCGACTGCATCGCGACGCAGTTTGTGGACGAAAAGTACTGGCCGGATATGCAGGTACTCTGCGCCGTTCTCAAGGGCGAGAAGAAGGATGTGTCGAGCACGACTGGCATGCAGCAGTCGCTCAAGACATCCCCGATGATGAGTGACCGCATTGCGTCTGTCGTGCCGGCTCGCATGAAGGCAGTCAAGGAGGCAATTCAGCAGCGGGACTTCAACAAATTTGCGGAGATCGCGATGGCTGACTCCGATGACCTGCAAGAGATCTGCCACACGACAGTGCCCTGCATCCAGTACGCCACGGAGGACAGCTACGCCATGATCCGCCTCATCCGTGCCTTCAACGCCAAGAAGGGTTACAACGCCATGGCCTACACCTTCGATGCCGGCGCGAACTGCTTCATGTTCACCCTCAAGAAGAATCTCCCGGAGGTAGTGGCGATGCTGTGTGCGCATTTTCCCACCTCATGGGAGCAGATGTTTTTCCACGACGCAGCCCTCTTGGAGGAGTGCAAGGCGTACAAGCTCCCCACATCTTTCGAGGGGCTCATCAACTACCCGAAGAGGCCGTTGGAGATGCTCCTCCAGTCCCCCGTGGGCCAAGGTGTCATTCACCTTGACGACGCCGAGTCCCTCATCTCCCCGCACACCTAG